CAACATTTAGCAACACAATGACTCTTGGAAACAACACAGGCGGATTTGACCTTGACGGATATCAAATGGGCCTTGGTCCTGTCGCAACAGTTGGAACTGTAACTTTAAATCCAGTTATATCTCAAGCCGGTGCAGATTTCATGCTGTATTTTGGTGCTCATAGAACAGAGCGTAGCTTTTGGTTTAAAGTACACGGACCAGTGGGTGTAACCAGAGTTAAACCAAATATAACATTCTCTGGTGACGTTGCTCCTGTGGTTTACCCAGAAGGATCGTTGGCTGAATCGGCGACAACCGCAGCTCCCTATGAAAACATTGCACAATCATTTCAAGGCGATAAATCTGCAGGATTTTTAACTCAAATGCTTCGTGGTAGAATTACCAACTGCCAAACATCATCTGCTCATTTTGGTGACCCAGAATTCTCACTTGGTTACAACGTGATTGCAGATGAAACAAAAAATCTTGGTATCGCACTTTGCATAAGTGCTCCAACTGGAAACACTGCTCGCGCTATCGAAGTTCTTGAACCGATCTTTGGTCGAAATGGTCACTGCGGAGTTGGTGGAGAATTACTCGGACATTGGAGATTTTGGCATTCAGATGATAACGATGATAAATATGCAGACTTGTGGCTTGAAGGTACTGCAATGCACTTATTTAGATCATGCCACCAAAGATCTTTTGATTTAAAAGAAAATGGCCCTGGTTCTAAATATTTACTTATTGGAAAATACACAGGCGGTACATTTCAAAATCTCATTGAAAACGCTATAAACATTACCACTTTAACCGTTGAATCAACATTTGCAGTTGAAGGTAACTTTGCATTAGCTGCTGATTTTCATTGGAAAAACTGGAGTTTAATGATTGGTTATGAAGGATGGGGAAGAACTTGTGAAAACTTGTACATCGACACCGCACCAGGCGCAACTAATTTAAATGACTATGCTGTTCTTGGTCGTCAAACACCATACACAACAGGCGGAGCAAATAATTTCTTGTGTGAACCAAAAGCACAAATCGGAAATTCTCAAGCCTACACAACCGTCGCAACTTCAACGATTGTTGATGCACGAGTTGCAACAAATCGTATCAATGATGATATTTATACCGCCCTTGATATAAATAATCAATCTGCGCACGCTGCGTACACAAGCAAACCATTTATACAAGGTCAGTATACTTGGACCGACTCAGATTACCGTCCATTCCTTGGCCTTTCTGGCGCAGCTGAATTTTCAAACTTGAAAAACTCTGCTGCTACATTCTGGAGCATTGGTGCACAAGGCGGAATCTCATTTTAAAATAATTTAAGTGAATTTAACGATTTACAAAATACCGGCAGTAGAAAAACTCTACTGCCGGTATTTTTACTATTCATGTATATTTTTTGCATAATTATAAAACTTAATTTATAAGATTAGTAAGCAAACTTGCTGTACCAAAGGATTTTAAAATGCAAAAAACAATCAATCTAGATAATTATGAATTTATTTCAAAATTAAAAAGCTTACCATTTGTAGAAAAAGTACTACTATTTGGTTCTCGAGCTCGAGGAACCAATCAATCTAGATCAAATATAGATCTTGCAATCGTATGCCCAAAAGCAACTGACGATCAATGGCGAGAAGTTTTAGACATCATAGATGATGCTGATACGCTTTTATTAATTGATTGTGTAAACTTTGATAAAATTGACCAAGAATTAAAAGCAAGAATATTAAAAGATGGAGTTGCGCTATGAAAAAAGAAACTGAATTAATATTTCAACAACTTGAAAAGGCTTTGTTACGCCTAGAAGAGGTCGTAAACCTACCGATTTCAAAACATAAAGTTGAAATAGAAGCAACCATACAATGCTTTGAATTTACCATAGAGCTATTCTGGAAAGCGCTGAAGAAAAAACTTTCTGATGAATTCAATACCGAAAGCTTTGGACCAAAACAAGTTTTACAATATTCATATGCTAAACAATTAATCTCGAATGAAAAGCATTGGCTCAATATGCTCACAGATAGAAATATGACAAGTCACACATACAAAGAAGCTTTAGCTCTTCAAATTTATCAAAATATAAAAATGCACACTCCTTTTTTAAGACAAGAGTTTGAATTCTGTAAAATTAACTAAAAATACCGGCAGTAGAAAAACTCTACTGCCGGTATTTTTATTTCACTAATCTTCGTCTTCATCATCAAAATCGGATGGTAACTCATTAATCAAATCAGCATCGAGCAGATCATTTTTAATTTCATGATTATGATCTTTATCAATATCTTGATCATGGTGCTCAAGCTCAGAATAGTCTGCTTTAGTATCTGCTTCTTGCAAGTCATCAATTTTTAAAATATCTGGCAATGGTGAGAAAAAGAGTGACTCGATCATAACAATGTCTTTTAAGGATGAAACAATGTGATACTCCTTGTCTGGGTACACTTCTTTAAACCATTCAATCAACTGATCACCAGGACCAACACTTAAAATAACATCACAGCCTTCAAAGCCTTTCATTACTTCAAGCCACTGAACACGGTTATTAATTTTTCTCATGATTGCAGATTCCAAGGCATCAGGGCTCGTTACATAGACACCTTCAACGTTTGTAATGACAGGAACTTCTAACGGTCTAAATTGAATTTTATGATAATACGGTCTAAGCCTTTCGACTACTTCATTTACTAAATCGCTATGAAGTTCATAGCCCGGACCAACATTTTTGACTTTTCTAATAACTTCTTCGACACAATGTTTTTGAATTTTTTCAATAGCTTTGAGAGCTCCTGAGATATAAAAAGCATTGTTTGTATTTTGCGCTGAAACAGAAACTGGATTTTCTTCTGTTGATTTTTTCTTGCATAATTCTTCAATAGATTGAATATCAAACTCTCGAACGACTCTTAAAACGGTATAATCTTTATCTTTTATAAATTCGTCATAAAACTGTGAATATTTGTTTAAAAGATACAAAGCATCTACAAAATTTAAGGACCGAGAAGCATAGGCCGCTGCGTACTCACCAATTCCATACCCTGCTACGAAATCTGGCTTGAGACCTCGTTGATGCAAAACTTCGTACAAAGATGCCTCAAAAAGAAAAATTGCCAAGTAGCCTGAGCGTATTGACAATATTTCTTCATCCGATGATGCAAATAAAAGTTTTACAAAATTAATTTCTGCAGTCCCTGCAGCTTGTTCAAAAAATTCTTGGACCGTTCGCAACTCATCGTACAGATCTTTACCCATGCCGATAAATTGCTGACCATATCCAGGAAACACAACCCCAATGCGTTTTGACATACACTCCCCCTTATATTTATTACATCCCTGCTATCACCACCGACATTCTTTTTTTAACATCATCTGGCCCTAGCAAAACAATCATATCGAAAACTGATGGTCCAGAAATAGACCCTATCAAAGCGTATCTTAAAAGCTGCGACACTTCAGACATTTTATAACTATTTTGCTTACAAAAAGCTTTTATCTTATCTGAAAGTTCATGCTTTTGAAAATCTTTGAGGGTGTCTAATTCTTCTTTGAGCAATTCTAAAATAATGATTGCGTCTTTTTCAATCAATTTATCTAAACTTTGCCTATCATAGCTTTCTGGAAGGAAATATGATTTAAGAACTTGATCGTATAAATCTTTTAAAGTGCTTGATCTGTCTTGATACAAAGTTATCCAGCCATGACGCTGATATTCTGTCCAATCAGGCGTCAACTTAGCTAAATTCTTTTCTAAATCTTTTATGAAAAGTTCTTCAATTTGTGCTGGCGTTAAAGATTTAATATAAAAACTATTAACCCATTTTAACTTTTCAAAATCAAATTTAGCACCGCTATGATTAATATGTTTTAAAGAAAAATGCTCAATCATTTCACTGACTGTAAAAATTTCTTGATCACCGTGTGACCATCCCAAACGAACCAAATAATTACAAAGAGCCTGCGGCAAATATCCATCTTTTTTATATTCAACCACCGATGTTGCGCCATCACGCTTACTTAATTTTTGACCTGACGGCCCTAAAATAAGTGGGATATGTGCAAAATCTGGAATTTCAAACCCAAATGCTTGATACAACAAAATTTGTTTTGGTGTGTTGAATAAATGCTCTTCGCCACGAATGACTTGAGAAATTTGCATTTCATTATCATCAACAACGTTGGCAAAATTGTATGTCACGGTACCATCGGTGCGAAGAAGAACAAAATCATCAATTTGATCTGATGGTATTGAAACTTGACCTTTGATATCATCTGCAAACGTAAAAAGCTCAGAAACTATTTCTACTTTAAAACGAACCACGTACGGCTTGCTGCTATCTTGATTTGAAATATTTCTACAGGTTTTATCGTATTGATATGTTTCTAAGCGCTCAACTGTTGATTCACGTTTTTTTTGCAAATCAGACTCTGAGCAAAAACATTTATATGCTTTATTTTCGTCTAATAATTTTTGAGCAAAATCTTGATAGATTTTCATTCTAGATTTTTGATGAATCATAGGCTCGTCTGCAACTATTCCTGTCCATGCAAGGCTTTGCATGAGTGAATTTTCAAACTCTTGAGTCGATCTGACCACATCAGTATCTTCAATGCGTATTAAAAATGTTCCGTTGTAATGCCGCGCAAAAAGCCAATTGAAAAGTGCGGTTCTAAGTGAACCTATGTGTAAATTCCCTGTTGGCGATGGTGCAAAACGTACTCGAACAGGTCTGCTGTTTGTTGATTTCATATTTTTTACTCTAAGACTGTAAGTCTGCGACTGCTGAGTCAGCGACTTCTGGGCTCGCGCTTATCAACTTATCTTGAGCTTGTTTTACCCAAGGAGAAACAATGATTGCTTCTTTATCAGCATTGTCTACTAATTTTTTGAAAGCTTGCTGTGATTTTTCAATGTCACCAGCATGCACGTAATAAACACCAAGCAGATAGAGAGCTTCTTGAAATGAAGGATTTTTTAGATCTTGTGTCATCGTGATTAAATCTGCCAAAGAATTTTTTACAACATCTGGATTTGTGCTGTCAAATCCCATTTTAATTCGTTTCAATTGAAACAGGCTGCGCATTTCTGAATTTTTTGGCATTTGAGCGATTGCTTCGTCTAAAAGACCAATTGCACCATCAAGGTTATTATCTTTTTCGATCATGATTTGAGATTTGAAAACTAAAAAGTAAGGAGCTAGAATTGAGCTCATATTTTCTTTGTGCAGTGCGTCTAAAAGATGCTGCGCATCTGACCATGCAAGTTGAATTTTGTCATGATCTTTTGTTTTATCTAAACTTTGCGTTTCTTGTTGAGCCTGTGTGAAAAGTTCTATAACTTCTGAGAGTGCTACAAATGCGCGCTCTTCTCTTGCTTGAACGTATCGAGCATTAAAAAAATAACCACCCACAAGTACCACCAAAACAATAAAGCCAATGAATGCTTCTTTTGCATATTTTGATGAAAACTGTGCGCAAAATGATGAGTAATTTGATGAAATAGTTCTATTAAGTTTTGAGTACATGCTCATGATAAATCCTACCTTGTGTGTGTGAAAAAAATAAACCTTTTTTAACTATCTCAAAACTACCACAGAATCGAAAAATTTCAATAAAAACAGAGCTGGGCAAACTTTGATATTTTACAAACAAAAAGCACCCCTAAAATTGGAGTGCTTTTTGTTTATTTACAAATTTAGTTTGTGCACCTAAACCGCTTGGATCATACTATTTTCAGGTTCGACATCTTTAGCCCTTAGGCCTTTCTTATTTTTAGCGTTTTTATTTGCACCAGCATCAATCAATCGGTTTCTTGTTTCT
The Candidatus Dependentiae bacterium genome window above contains:
- a CDS encoding nucleotidyltransferase domain-containing protein, with protein sequence MQKTINLDNYEFISKLKSLPFVEKVLLFGSRARGTNQSRSNIDLAIVCPKATDDQWREVLDIIDDADTLLLIDCVNFDKIDQELKARILKDGVAL
- a CDS encoding HI0074 family nucleotidyltransferase substrate-binding subunit produces the protein MKKETELIFQQLEKALLRLEEVVNLPISKHKVEIEATIQCFEFTIELFWKALKKKLSDEFNTESFGPKQVLQYSYAKQLISNEKHWLNMLTDRNMTSHTYKEALALQIYQNIKMHTPFLRQEFEFCKIN
- a CDS encoding ACP S-malonyltransferase; this translates as MSKRIGVVFPGYGQQFIGMGKDLYDELRTVQEFFEQAAGTAEINFVKLLFASSDEEILSIRSGYLAIFLFEASLYEVLHQRGLKPDFVAGYGIGEYAAAYASRSLNFVDALYLLNKYSQFYDEFIKDKDYTVLRVVREFDIQSIEELCKKKSTEENPVSVSAQNTNNAFYISGALKAIEKIQKHCVEEVIRKVKNVGPGYELHSDLVNEVVERLRPYYHKIQFRPLEVPVITNVEGVYVTSPDALESAIMRKINNRVQWLEVMKGFEGCDVILSVGPGDQLIEWFKEVYPDKEYHIVSSLKDIVMIESLFFSPLPDILKIDDLQEADTKADYSELEHHDQDIDKDHNHEIKNDLLDADLINELPSDFDDEDED
- the gltX gene encoding glutamate--tRNA ligase; protein product: MKSTNSRPVRVRFAPSPTGNLHIGSLRTALFNWLFARHYNGTFLIRIEDTDVVRSTQEFENSLMQSLAWTGIVADEPMIHQKSRMKIYQDFAQKLLDENKAYKCFCSESDLQKKRESTVERLETYQYDKTCRNISNQDSSKPYVVRFKVEIVSELFTFADDIKGQVSIPSDQIDDFVLLRTDGTVTYNFANVVDDNEMQISQVIRGEEHLFNTPKQILLYQAFGFEIPDFAHIPLILGPSGQKLSKRDGATSVVEYKKDGYLPQALCNYLVRLGWSHGDQEIFTVSEMIEHFSLKHINHSGAKFDFEKLKWVNSFYIKSLTPAQIEELFIKDLEKNLAKLTPDWTEYQRHGWITLYQDRSSTLKDLYDQVLKSYFLPESYDRQSLDKLIEKDAIIILELLKEELDTLKDFQKHELSDKIKAFCKQNSYKMSEVSQLLRYALIGSISGPSVFDMIVLLGPDDVKKRMSVVIAGM